A stretch of the Coprobacillus cateniformis genome encodes the following:
- a CDS encoding InlB B-repeat-containing protein, with translation MKSKKISIVAIVLVLIFCHSFKNSYALVTLEERFKVILANSSGSLTKSLNIDLSGVNITENPSVRYYCEEDVRGTVYNSIAPATGTQLIWYDADKKVNKNWYSLGGNVSGNWSSNTASTLTFNTVDVTATTPYVRLPKVSKTGYTFTGWTISETQRAYYYFNGALRSTVGSSSISSKDGWYQIEVGMTSNALTVKPTFKINNYTVKFDDGMGNILKTQNVSYSSSATPPTPPTRPGYTFSGWNESYTNITSNKTIIATWTPTTYSISYELDGGTVSNNPSSYNITSPTFTLKNPTKVGHTFLGWTGSNSNTAQTNVTISNGSIGNKNYIANWQVNTYTIHFNPNGGLVSSSDKTVKYGQNYGALPVPTKEGYIFNGWFTAINGGVLVNSSSIMGAENITLYAQWTSILLDVTVPESLDIYQIPGKVDLKINALSLQNNCIGTIDISKLKINLYNGFDFAEMNNDFKRMPFNTKKIYLAFNNYNLMNDYNSGLSISPNGSLSVQLNGKMGGFSYNSKDQIATMHLIMKVRGQ, from the coding sequence ATGAAATCTAAAAAAATAAGTATTGTGGCAATTGTCTTAGTTCTTATTTTTTGTCATTCATTTAAAAACTCATATGCATTAGTGACATTAGAAGAACGATTTAAAGTTATACTTGCAAATTCATCAGGATCATTAACAAAATCATTAAACATAGATCTTAGTGGTGTTAATATAACTGAAAATCCAAGCGTTCGCTATTATTGTGAGGAGGATGTAAGAGGAACAGTATATAATTCTATTGCTCCAGCAACTGGAACACAACTTATATGGTATGATGCCGATAAAAAGGTTAATAAAAATTGGTATAGTTTAGGTGGGAATGTTAGTGGGAATTGGAGTAGTAATACGGCATCAACACTTACATTTAATACTGTTGATGTTACTGCAACTACACCATATGTTCGACTTCCAAAGGTGTCAAAAACTGGATATACTTTTACTGGATGGACAATTTCAGAAACACAACGAGCATATTATTATTTTAATGGTGCATTAAGAAGTACAGTTGGTTCATCATCGATATCATCAAAGGATGGTTGGTATCAAATCGAGGTAGGAATGACCAGTAATGCTTTAACAGTTAAGCCTACATTTAAAATTAATAACTATACTGTCAAGTTTGATGATGGGATGGGCAATATATTAAAAACACAAAATGTTTCTTATAGTAGTAGTGCGACTCCACCAACACCACCAACTCGGCCAGGATATACATTCTCAGGATGGAATGAATCATATACTAATATAACATCAAACAAGACAATAATTGCTACATGGACTCCTACAACATATAGCATATCTTATGAACTTGATGGTGGAACAGTTAGCAATAATCCATCTAGTTATAATATTACAAGTCCTACATTTACATTAAAAAATCCTACAAAAGTAGGACATACATTTTTAGGATGGACTGGAAGTAATAGCAACACTGCTCAAACAAATGTTACTATTTCAAATGGTAGCATAGGTAATAAGAACTATATTGCAAATTGGCAAGTAAATACCTATACAATACATTTTAATCCAAATGGTGGATTGGTTTCATCTTCAGATAAAACAGTTAAATATGGTCAAAATTATGGAGCCCTACCAGTCCCCACAAAAGAAGGATATATATTCAATGGGTGGTTCACTGCAATAAATGGAGGTGTTTTGGTCAATAGTTCATCAATTATGGGGGCTGAGAATATAACTTTATATGCACAATGGACTTCTATCCTATTGGATGTTACAGTTCCAGAATCTTTAGATATTTATCAAATTCCAGGAAAAGTAGATCTAAAGATCAATGCATTATCTCTTCAAAATAACTGTATAGGAACAATAGATATAAGTAAGTTAAAAATTAATCTGTATAATGGATTTGATTTTGCTGAAATGAACAATGATTTTAAGAGAATGCCATTTAATACAAAAAAGATATATCTTGCCTTCAATAACTATAATCTTATGAATGATTATAATAGTGGGTTATCAATATCTCCTAATGGTTCCTTATCAGTGCAACTTAATGGAAAAATGGGTGGTTTTTCATATAACTCAAAAGATCAAATAGCCACCATGCATTTGATTATGAAAGTAAGAGGACAATAA
- a CDS encoding TraM recognition domain-containing protein codes for MLYQILPRKSYQFNQEKMNMFFKTIASVKNKFSWKSIIQNFQMHYIIDCTEDDKLNFYIDIEDNLNHEVIINALHVLLGEQADIFVAKEKLQSHDTVNTLYLNNDHKIGDKPRLATYCNDSIFMNILGMMQPRTRIDISFKVVKASMNNKNNVFMSRMATDVLIELMIHVSGHTKYSRTKVKNISDSISSLTASSEQLWTKYKYDIRPIKLTGSEAMNFIQIPTLNKKDDLTLNRIHHLLPGQVTLKDNEFATGIYTGTLYHPIQNERKTYIDIDHIRKHALVTGTTGSGKSAEIEEWIDQILYDQVTGKDNIGFTFIDPLETSALGVIDKILKLKDDGYDINKLLKKVRYVDLSADDYIFPMALLNPSTDSTETLDFFKSLYGDLNTIQVDRMLTSAIKSLLLDDEEHSVFDIEKIFNSGDSTFRDRLLNKISRNIYAEDEINFLKNTKFNQSIADPILNRLASFKNSEKKKLMFSLTSQYDALKDIRKWMDEGYIILLNLKSMSDFDIKVICGYLTTQYYLEAKKRPDFSKLHLLLVDESHKIQMPIFPKVVAELRKSGLSLTLITQLLEQFSPDYSEQLIGNINTIISFKQKARAAMELQRRIPSQDVSKNDLMQLPSMVGYLSMEEQGKERSILIKAKPPYRYTNGKLVDYTNPSEVQKNLDKNRKFAKELMARDFMSKAEAEKIVFKGHGRKKHIEEIENELLTEGDALLSVQDGEKTKIEIKGEETTWDE; via the coding sequence ATGTTATATCAGATATTACCAAGAAAGTCATATCAATTTAATCAGGAGAAAATGAATATGTTCTTTAAGACAATTGCATCTGTTAAGAATAAATTTTCTTGGAAAAGTATAATCCAAAATTTTCAAATGCATTATATAATTGATTGTACTGAAGATGATAAACTTAATTTTTATATTGATATAGAAGATAATTTAAATCACGAAGTTATTATAAATGCTCTTCATGTTTTGTTGGGTGAACAAGCTGATATATTTGTTGCTAAAGAGAAGCTGCAATCACATGATACTGTTAATACTCTTTATTTAAATAATGATCATAAAATTGGAGATAAGCCCAGACTGGCAACATATTGTAATGATTCTATTTTTATGAATATTTTGGGAATGATGCAACCAAGAACACGAATAGATATTAGTTTTAAAGTCGTTAAAGCATCCATGAACAATAAAAACAATGTTTTTATGAGTAGAATGGCTACAGATGTTTTAATTGAACTTATGATCCATGTATCAGGACATACAAAATACTCCAGAACAAAAGTTAAAAATATTTCAGATAGTATATCATCACTGACTGCTTCATCAGAACAGTTATGGACAAAATATAAATATGACATAAGACCAATTAAACTTACTGGCAGTGAAGCAATGAATTTTATACAGATACCGACTTTAAATAAAAAAGATGATCTTACATTAAATAGGATTCATCATTTGCTCCCAGGTCAAGTTACACTTAAAGATAATGAATTTGCAACTGGTATCTATACTGGAACATTGTATCACCCTATACAAAATGAAAGGAAAACGTATATTGATATTGATCATATTCGTAAACATGCTTTGGTTACTGGAACAACTGGATCAGGAAAATCTGCTGAAATAGAAGAATGGATAGATCAGATACTTTATGATCAGGTAACTGGAAAGGATAATATAGGGTTTACATTTATAGATCCTCTTGAAACATCAGCTTTAGGTGTTATTGATAAAATTTTAAAATTAAAAGATGATGGATATGATATTAATAAACTCTTAAAAAAAGTTAGATATGTAGATCTTTCAGCTGATGATTATATTTTTCCAATGGCGTTATTAAATCCTTCAACTGATTCTACAGAAACATTAGATTTCTTTAAATCATTATACGGAGATCTGAATACTATCCAGGTAGACAGAATGCTCACTTCAGCGATTAAATCATTATTGCTAGACGATGAAGAGCATTCTGTTTTTGATATTGAAAAGATCTTTAATTCAGGAGATTCAACTTTTAGAGATCGTCTGTTAAATAAGATTTCTAGAAATATCTATGCTGAAGATGAAATTAACTTTTTAAAGAACACTAAATTTAATCAGTCGATTGCTGATCCGATATTAAATCGTTTAGCATCATTTAAGAATTCAGAGAAAAAGAAATTGATGTTTTCTTTGACAAGCCAATATGATGCTTTAAAGGATATAAGAAAATGGATGGATGAGGGATATATCATATTGCTTAACTTAAAATCTATGAGTGATTTTGATATTAAGGTTATCTGTGGATATTTAACTACACAATATTATTTAGAAGCCAAGAAAAGACCTGACTTTTCAAAGTTGCATCTATTGCTTGTTGATGAAAGTCACAAGATACAGATGCCTATTTTTCCAAAAGTAGTTGCTGAATTAAGAAAGTCAGGTTTATCATTAACACTTATTACACAGTTACTTGAGCAATTCTCTCCTGACTACTCAGAACAACTTATTGGTAATATAAATACGATCATATCATTTAAGCAGAAAGCAAGAGCTGCAATGGAACTGCAAAGAAGAATACCATCTCAAGATGTCAGTAAAAATGATCTTATGCAATTACCATCAATGGTAGGCTATTTATCAATGGAAGAACAAGGAAAAGAGAGAAGTATTCTTATTAAGGCTAAACCACCATATCGCTATACTAATGGGAAATTAGTGGATTATACTAATCCGTCTGAAGTACAAAAGAACTTAGATAAAAATAGAAAATTTGCAAAAGAATTAATGGCTAGAGATTTTATGTCAAAAGCTGAAGCAGAAAAAATTGTATTTAAAGGACATGGCAGAAAAAAACATATTGAAGAAATCGAGAACGAAC